CGTCGACCACGTCCTCGGCGGGGACCTCGGCGACAGCGCACTCGATTTTGACCTTCTGATGGAGGTCGACCGTATACTCCTCGCCGCGCCAGCTACCTTTCTTGGCGGGCTGACTCCCTCGACCCGAAACGTTGGTGACGGTGAGGGATGCCGCACCGATTTCGGCGAGAGCCTCCTTTGCGGCCCCCAGTTTTTCGGGGCGAATGATGGCAGTAACCATCTTGATACCGCCGTCGTTCGGCTCCCCACCATCGGTTCGGAGCTGTGCGTCGTCCTGTTCGCTTTTCACAGCATATTCTGTGTGTTCGTCCACACAGCCACCAATGAAGTAGTGAACTATAGTAGTTATCGTCTCGATTTCTGTTGATAAAGAGGCCAGCGGCTGGTGAGCAGAATGCAGTCGACGAAACGAATCACAACGGGTGAAAAGTGAGTATGCCGCCCGTTGTGAGGTGGCTACAAGCAAGTATGTCAGTGGATGGAATCACCCGGTGTGGGTGGCCATTGGTCCATCGTCGGGGGGTGGTGTCTCCGAACGCGTTAGATTGCCTCCGGACCGTCGTTGCCGGTGCGGACCTGCACCGCGTTTTCGACGTCTTGGACGAAGATCTTGCCGTCGCCCGGCTCGCCGGTGTTGGCGGCGTCGCGGATCGCTGCAACGACGTCTTCTGCGGGCACATCTGCCACAGCACACTCGATTTTGACCTTCTGGTGGAGATCGACCGTGTACTCTTCGCCGCGCCAGCTGCCTTTCTTGGCGGGCTGGCTGCCACGGCCCGAGACGTTCGTGACCGTCAGCGAGGCGGCATTGATCTCGGCGAGGGCCTGTTTGACTGCGCCGAGTTTCTCGGGGCGGACGACCGAGGTGACCATCTTGATACCGCCGTCGTTCGGCTCGCCGCCGTCGGTTCGGATTTCGTACTCGTCTGCACTCATACCGTCGCCACCGTCGGTTGCGATCCGGTCGCCACCGAACTCTGGGTAGGTTTCGACGCCGTGTTCGGAGACGTCGAGGCCGTCCTGTTCGTGTTCAGGTGTGACGCGTGCCTCACCCATTGCCTTGAGGACGTACCAGACGATTGCGGTCGCGGTGAGCGTCCAGCCACCGATGATGACGACACCGGTTGCCTGTGCGATGAAGTGTGCGCCGACACTGTTGGTCAGTGCGCCGGGTGCCGCAACGAACGGGAACATCAGCGTTCCCAGCACACCTGCGCTACCGTGAACCGGGAAGACAGCACAGACGTCGTCGATTTTTAGCGTATCCGAGACGAACTCGAAGACGATTGGCAGTTGGGCTCCTGCGAGGCCGCCGACAAGGAAGGCACCCCACCAGACAGTCGTATCTGGGATGGCGGTGATGCCGACGAGACCTGCCAGCAGGCCGTTTGCGACGTACAGCGTGTCGACTTTGCCGGTTTTGGCCCACGCGACGAGTCCGGCACCGAGGCCACCGGAGGCCATCGCGATGGTCGTACTCATTGCGACGAGGTTCAGCACCTGCGTGTTGAACACGCCGTCACTGACTACAGATGCTGTGCCGACGTTGAAGCCGTACCAGCCGAACGCAAGCACGAGCGTCCCGAGAACGGCAAAGGTCAGCGAGTGGCCGGGGATGACGTTCGTCGAGCCATCCTCGGCGTAGCGGTCCATTCGTGGACCGAGGACTGCTGCAGCGGTGAGGCCGGCGATACCGCCCATTCCGTGGACGATCATCCCGCCGGCGAAGTCGTGGAACGCGGTTCCGGTAAGCTGCTGGACGAGACCGGTGTCAGCGGCTGACCACGTAAAGGCGATCACAACGGGGTAGATCACGGCTGCCAGCAGGAAGGTGTAGGTGACGTACGCGCGGAGTTTCGCGCGGCCGGCAACTGCTCCCGAAACGATGGTTGCGGCAGTCATGGCGAAGACGGCTCCGTACAGCCAGTTGACGTACGGACCAATCGTGCCTGCCTCGACTGCGAGCGTTCCATCGGCGAACAGTGTGCCAGCAACCGAAGCGAGGCCAGCATCTGAACCACTCAACAAACTACTGACTGCAGTACCAATGAGGAAAAACACCGTTACACCGAGACTCCACGTCAGGAGGTTCTTGGTGAGCTGGTTGGCGACGTTCTTCGAGCGCACTTGGCCCGCCTCCAACATGGCGAAGCCAGCGTGCATGAAGAAGATGAGGAACGTAACCACGAGAATCCATGTTCCGTTCATCGCGGCTGCGAACTCGGTCGGGTCGACCTGCAGGAGTGTGCTCATAGACACACCCCACTCGTTTCCTGCACCGTACGTTTACAATCGAACACCGTGTTGTGCTCCACGGGCATGGTTGTCATCGGAATCACGATTGAGCCTCATGGAATAGACGGATATAAGGTTAATCGTTGACGAATACGAAATTTTCGCCGTATTAATAGACGACTGTCAGAAATCAGAGTCAATAATATGTGTATAAGGTTGTATAGCCACCAGTTGTTCGGCAATATTCGCCGCACAAGTTGACATTCGTTTTGTAACAAAACTGCCACTACTCTCGACGCCGATAGATCGGTCGACGGTGCGCGTGTCGGCCAAAAAATCTCAAACAATCGAAAACAGTATACAGAACGGCTGTAGACAGTAAATCCGTTATTCGGGTTTCAGACCCGCACCTTTCACGCGCATCACGCCTTCACCGTCGGCGAGGTTGGGTGCGTCGACCAGTCGGACGATGCGTTTGTCGGCCTTGGACTTCCGGAGATAGATGCGGAACGTCGAGGTATGACCCAGAATGTTGCCACCGATAGGCTGGGTTGGGTCCCCGAAGTAGGAGTCAGGGTTGGCTGCGACCTGATTGGTGACCAGAATCGACGTATTGTACAGATCGCCGATTCGCATCAGATCATGCAGGTGTTTGTTCAGTTTCTGCTGGCGTTCGGCCAGCTCTCCACGGCCGACGTATTCGGCGCGGAAATGCGCGGTCAGGGAGTCGACACAGACCATCCGGACGGGCCACTCGCTGTCCTCGTGTTCGCCGGCGAGCTCCTTGGCCTTCTCCGCAAGCAGGATCTGGTGGTTGGAGTTGAACGCCTTGGCGACGTGGATGCGGTCGAGGAAGTCGCCGACCAGCGCTTCCATCGTCTCCTCGTCGTCGATGCTGCCTTCCATCCCGCGGTCTTCGAGGGTGGCCTCTAGGATCTCGTCGTCGAGTCCCCGGACCATATCGTCGATTCGCTCGGGACGGAACGTATCTTCGGTGTCGATGAAGATACAGGAGCCACGGAGCCCACCCTGTTCGGGCGGTAGCTGGACGTTGACTGCCATCTGGTGGGTGACCTGAGATTTGCCAGCGCCGAACTCGCCGTAGACTTCCGTTATGGACTGGGTTTCGATCCCGCCGCCGAGCAGCTCGTCGACTTCGTCGATCTGCCACGAGAGCTTGCCGATCGTTTCACGCCGTTCGAGAATGGTCTCGCCGGTCTCGAAGCCACCGATGTCGGCGGCATCACGGGCGGCGTTGATGATGTCCGAGGCGGTACTCGACCCGATGTCGGCGGTGTTCGACAGCTCGCCGGGTGAGGCGACCGCAATCGACTGATAGCTTTCGTAGCCTGCGTCGATCAGCTTGTCCGCCGTAGCCGGTCCAACTCCGGGAAGGGTTTCGAGTTCGTCGTCTGCCATTGTACACCGACTTTACTCGTTACCGCACATAAACCCTCGTTAACTGCAGGGTGAAAGTGAAACTAGAGCCGTCTCACGGGGCAGTCGGTCGACGGTGTCAGTTAAAAGAGCAGCTCGCAGATCAGTCCCACGGGTAGCCGCCGGGGCGGTCGGGCCACAGCGGATACCAGTAGCTTTCGTCGTCCTCGATCCCCAACTCGCCGTCGAGTACCGACTGGAGTTTGAACTCCGTCTTGCTATCGCGTTCGTGGTCACCTTTCGGGACGAATGGGTAGTAGGCCCCGCGGCGGAACGAGTAGATCCAGTAGGCGTGGTCGGTGCTGCTTTTGTCGAAGGCGAACACGGCAGCCAAGAGCCGGGAGCCGTACCCCTGTTCGATGAACGTATCGGCGGCGAAGTGGATGCTCGTCAGCAGATCCTCCGGATCATCGTCGTCGAGCACCACCCAGTTGTAGCCGTGATCATCGGCGTGGGAGTCGAAGGTGGTGCCGGTCTCTTCGGCACCGGCTTCCAGAATCGCTTCGACCTCCTCTACCATTGCACCGAAATCGGTACTGTCGACCGAGGAAAAACAGAGGGCGGCTTTCCCCGCGTTGTCGTACCCCAAATCGGCCTCCATCGTCACGTAGGCGGTCGACATCCCGAACAGATCCTCGGGGTCGGCATCCCGGGTGGCGTCGGCCTCGGCGCTGACCCCAAGTATCGACCGCACTACGACGACAAGCTTCAACCTCACGAGAGTTCGTCTCTCGGCGCTGACCCCAAGTATCGACCGCACCGTATCCATCAATCCCATACACAGTGGTTGGGTGCCGAGAATAAAATCCCCACCGTTGCAGTGGGCCGAAAACAGGTTTCAGATTCCCCGATTGTCGACTGAACCAGTCTGTTTTGGCTTCCAAAGCTCACATTACCACACTAATCCAGTAATCAAATCGGAGTATGGTGTCCATACCCTTGTACGCCGAGCCGGAACTACCGAGCAATGCCAGCCCCAGTAACACGCAGACAGGTAGTGGCCGGGCTGTCGACGGGTGGCGTGCTGTCGACGCTGGGCTGTCTCGGGGGCGACAGCCAGCGTCTCAGCCTCGGGGTCGGCCCGGTCGATAGTCGGAGCCACACGGCCGGCAAGGCGCTATCGGTTGCGGTCGACCAGCACGCCGAAGGAGTTTCCCTCAGCATCGAGTCGGTCAAGGGGGCGAGCCAACGCCTGTATGCGCTCAGCGAGGGCCAGTTCGACGCTGCAGCCGTCGACAACACGACGCTCTACCGCGCAATCGAGGGAACGGGCGTCTTCGATCTCGACGCAGTCGAAACGGTCCCCGCCCAGGGGTTCAGCTACGGCTGGCTCGATCACTACTGGCTGACCGCGAGCGACGCGGCGGCCGATCTCGAGTCGACTGCCGAGTTCAGCGAGGAGTTGACGGTGTATCCTGTCCAGCCGGGAATGTCGAGTCGACTGGTGACCGAACAGCTCCTCCGGGCGGCCGACCGCTGGGAAGGGATCGGGATCGACAACCGCCCCCGAACAGCGGTTCCGGCGGCCGTCGACGGCGGTGAAATCGATGTCGTCGCTGCAGTCGAACCCAGCGGTCAGAGGCTTGCAGCGTGGTGCCAACAGCTCGACGATCAGGTGGGCGACCGGCTTGGGGCACTCCCAGTCGGCGATGCCTTCGAGAGTGCCATCGAGAGCGCGCCGAACGCGGTCGGTGGCCAAATCGAGCCGACCGGCTGGGAGACTGCTCGGCTTCCGAGTGCAGTCGACGGCTGGCGACTCCCAATGCAGTGGCTCGTCTCGCCGGACGCAGACAGCGAGGCGGTGGCCGAACTCACGCGTCTCGCTGCCGACCACGCCGAGACGATCCGGTCGGTCGACGAACTGGCGGTCGCCCACTCGGAGCCGGACGCACTGGCCGCCGCCGTGATCGAGGATCAGCCGGTTCACGAGGGTGTCGCCACGGCGTTCAAAGCGCTTGATATCTGGGATGATGACTGGACGGAGACCGATGCAGTCGACTAAGCCCCACCGACGGAACGGCGAGGCGGTCGATGGGACAGTCGGTCGACTCGTCGTCGCCTGCGGTCGCTGGATCCGACTCCCCGTACTGCTTGTGTGGGTCGGCGTCTTGAGCTACAACAGATACCACTCGGTGACGGTGATTCCCTACACCGTCGGACTGGTCGGGGCTGCGGTCGGACTGACATTGGTGGCGGCACTGCTCGAAACTGATAGCGATGGCTCGGGGAGCCGGCTTATTCCAGCGACAGGGCAACGGTCGACGGCTGATCGACTCCTGCTTGTGGGCTGTCTGTTTGGACTCACGGCCGGAACCGCCGGGGTGGTCAGTGCCGCCGGTGGAATTCCGGCGAGCCAACCACAGTTTGCCGACTCCGCACTGCTCGCCGGCGCACTGGTAGTCGGCTCGCTGTTCGTCCTCGTCGGGCGGTGGTTCGGGCCAGTGGTGGCCGGCTTCGCGGTTGTCGGCATCGGTGTCGGCTGGCTCACGGCTCCCGCGGGGCTGCCGCTCATCGAGACGATGGTCTACGACAGTCGTGGGATCTACGGCTCGCTGACACAGGCCGCCGCCAGTTGGATCGCCCCCGCTTGTCTACTGACGGGGCTCTGGCGAACCAGTGGGACCGTCGACCGGCTTCGGACGTTGGTACCGACGATTGCCGTCGACGCGCCGTCGACTGAGTGGCCCGAACGGCTCAGTCGCGGGCTCTGGCAGCTAACCCCACCTGTGGGAGTTGCAACCCTGCTCATCGCATGGCTGGCCCCTGCGGTGAGCTATCTGCAAGTAGTTGCTGTGGCGGCGGTTCCGGCCGCCGTCTGCTGGCTCGGAGTGATCGTGGCCGGTCGACTCGCAGGGACGCCAATCGAGTTCACGCGGGGAGACTCGGTCGACTGGCGAGCATGGAGTGGGCCACTGCTCCTCGCTGGCGGGCCACTCGTGGTGATGGCCGCCCTGCTCGTGGTGGCTCGACTGCCGCTGGGGACGGTGCTGCTGGCGGGGAACCTGCTGGCTATCGGACTCTGTGTGCTGGGGCCACTCGGTGGATTCGGCACGGGCGACGGTGCCAGTGGGCGGCTCCGAACCGGCATCGGGACGGTTCTAGATGGCTCGGCTGTTGGACTGGGATTGTTCGCGCGCGTGGCAGTCCTGCTCGCAGTGGTCGGTGGGATCACCGTGGTGATACAGACCGCGCTGTCGACGTGGCTGGTGTCGTCGTTGTTGTGGCTCTCGGGTCGAACCCTGCTGGCCGTCGTCGTCCTCGGTGGCTGTTGTGTGGGACTCGGGGTGACGCTCCCGGTAGTCGCGGGGTACGCCACTGGCGCGGTGGTAGTCGTGCCGCTGTTCGTGACGCTGACAACAGTGTCGGAACTCACAGCCCACCTGGTGGTCTGGTATGCAGTGGTCGGCGGTTGGCTGGTGGCTCCGGCAGTCGACCAGCAGCTCCGGCGGCTTGGTGATCAGTGGTAATAGTCGACGGATCGTCGGTCGACGCCTCGCAGTCGTTATGCGGGGGCCAGCCGTGGTTCCGGCTGTGAGTAGTGCTACCGTCCAGTAGACAAAGGTTACAATCCGAGAGACCGAGACCCCAGACAATGTGGCCGCTTGGACACGCCGCCGTCGCCTATCTCTGTTATACTGGTCTCTGTCGGGCCGAGAATCGACTCCCGGAATCACTCGCCGTCGTCGCCCTGCTGATCGGGAGTCAGACGCCCGATCTGGTCGACAAGCCGCTGTCGTGGTATCTGGGCGTCCTCCCGACCGGCCGGAGCCTCGCCCACTCTCTGCTGGTGCTCGGTCCGCTCATTGGAGTCGTCTATCTCCTTGCAGCACGCTCGGGGCGGGCGGAGTACGGTATCGCCTTCAGTATCGGGGCGCTGTCGCATTTGCTGGCCGACAGCCTGCCGGCGTTGTGGGGTGGCACCGACGGCTCGTATCTATTGTGGCCTCTCCTTGCGGTCGAGCCGTACGAAAGCGGCCCGCCCTCGATCCTCGCTTTGTTCACCGAATCGCTCGGCCAGCCGTACTTCCTCGCGGAGTTCGTTCTCGCAGGGCTCGCAGTCGCCGTCTGGCAGCGTGATGGTTATCCGGTACTAAGCGCGATCCGTCGTCGACTCGCTCGCGGAGTTCAGTAGCGGTCGACAGTACCCGTTTGAGCCACCATACCGTCCGTGTCGTGGTGTGGTAAGACCCACTCGGTGACCGACATTCTTATACTACTGATCTACTGTTCTTCGTCACTAAATGGGGCTTACTCGGCGACAGTTGCTTGCGTCGACTGGTGGCGGGGCGATCCTCGGAGCCGCCTCCTACGACGCCGTGGTCGGTGATCAGGCCGGCCCGTCCACTGCGAGCACGGCCGTCGACGCCACCGCTGGAGAGACCACAACAGCGGCCATCGCAGCGGCGGATGTAGATGTCTTTCTGATCGGTGGGCAGTCGAACGCGACCGGACATGGAAACAGCGAGGAGTCGCCGCAACCGCCGCCGGGAACCGCCTTCGAGTACGTCCCACACGGTGGGCTCGAACCGCTTGCCGATCCGGTTGGCGAAGCGAGATCCGGGAGTGCATGGCCGGCGTTTGCCGAGCGATACTGGACGACGAGCGGTCGACACGCAGTGTACGTCCCGGCGTCAATCGGGGGGACGTCCGTCCATCCGGCTGCAAACGACAACTGGTGGTCACAGTCCGGACTACTGTTGTATCGCGCTATCGGTCGACTCCGGAGTGCGATTGTGAACCTGAAACTGGCCGAGATAACGCCGAATTTCGGTGGCATGCTGTGGCATCAGGGCGAAACCGATGCCGGGGCCATCGACAATGAGATCATCGATCCAGTCGACTTCCGGCAGGCATTCGAGACCATGATCGCGCGGTATCGGCAGGAGGTCGACGACCCCCAAGCCCCGTTTTATCTCTTTCAGCTCGGTCGACGGAGCGATGGCGATACCGCCGGTTTTCAGCACGTGCGACGGATTCAACGGGAGGTTGCTGCGTCCGATCCCAATGCGTGGCTCGTCTTCGATGACGCCGTGTCGTTCCCCGAATCCGGGAAGATGGGAGACAGGCTCCACTACAATCAGGATGGGCTCAACGAAATGGGGACCGGCGGCGGGCAACGGGTTGCCGAGATACAGGGCGAGTAACCGGGCGAGTTACTGATCGTTCATCGCTTCGCTGGCGATGTTGCGACCGCGGGAGTTGAGCGTCACCTCTCTGCGGACCCGAACCTCGTCGACGATGTCGAGTTCGACGAGGCGCTCGAAGATCTCTTCGACGGTGTCGACATCCTTGCCGATGAAGGCCGGAATCTCGAACGGCGAGACGCCGGAGTAGAGCGCCATCAGCACTTCCTTATCGGCTTCCGAGAGGTCGGCGTTGGTCTGACTCCGCCGTTCGCCCTCCGCGAGGAAGGATTTGAGGAACATACAGATCCGTTTGGGGCCGGTGAGGTGGGTCTGAACGCTGGTGTCGCCCTCGACGTGGGAGACCTGAATAACGACTTTCTTCTCGCCGTTGACGGTTCGCTGGTCGGTTTCGACGCCGCTGATGTCGTCGAGATCCAGCCGAACGAACTCGCCGCTTTTGAGGGCCGCCGCAATGGCGTCGTCCTCGACTTTGAGCCGGGCTTTCTGCCATTCGGTATCTTGGACGACACCGCCGGCGACCGCAGGGTGTTTGGCCTGAGCGATCTTCTGGTCGAGAACGGCCTCATAGACGGCTGTTTGAAACTCCTCGTGGTCCGACGCCGAGACCAGCATCACGTCGTTGTCGACTTTGAGACTGAGATAGCTCGACACGGCCGCAATGTTCTGATTTGGATCGTGTCGACCACCCAACCCTTCGATCTTCGACAAGGGGATGGTCCGCTTGCCCTCATTGCTTGCGACGATGATGCGACGGTTCGACAGGAGGATACGGCCCTGTGACCACGAGACGTCGTTGATGGACCGGCCATCTTTGACCGCCTGTGCGAACCGCCCCTTCGTATCAAGTATCTTGTACTCGCCTTCACTCATGATTGTTCAGCCCCCCGGACAGTTATTCGTGACAGACCATTGGGGTGGGGGTGTCTTAGTGTTCACTGTCGACCTCGGAACTTTGACACCGCAGCGAACGCGCGCTTGCGGACCTGCTTGCTGTCGTCTTCGGTCAGTTTCTTTATTTTGTCGCCCGACCGCTCGCCGCCGACCTGACCGAGGACGTAAACGGCCTGTGCGCGGGCATCGTCGTCTTTGCTGTCGTCGACGAACTCCAGCAGTTCGTCTTCGACGTCCTCGCCGCCCATCTCGGCGAGACTGGTCGCCGCGAACTGGGAGGTCTGGTTGTCCTCGCTTTCGAGCGCATCGGTGAGGACGCCGATTGTCTCCGACTCGGGATCGCTGACGACTCGCCCGAGGAACCACGCGGCGTTCCGCTGTTGTCGACGCTGGGTACTCTCGTCGAGAATGTCGACCAGCGGCTTGATGGTGGCGGCGTCGGCGTCTTTCAGCTCCGAAACCACCGTTTCACGGATCTGGTGGCTTTGTTGGGTCGGCGCGTTCGACAGCAGTTCGATGATCGAAAACACGGCGGCGCTCCGAACCGCCGAACTCTCGTCGCCCAGCGCATCGGCCAGCGGCTGGACGGCCTCGACGCTGCCGGCCTCGCCCAGCGAGGAGGCCGCCACCCGGCGGATCGACGTGTTGGTGTCGTCGAGCATATCCAGCAGTGCGGCCAGTGCCTGATCAGTGCCGATAGAGGCGAGTGCGACTGCGGCCTCGCGGCGAACCTCGCCGTGGGGGTCCGACAGCCGCTCGATCAGCGCCGGCACCGCCTTCGGGTGATCCAATCGGGCCAGCGCCGCACAACACCGAACCCGGACTTTCGGATTCTCATCGGAAAGCTGGTTGACGAGGGAGGGTACAGCCGATGTCTCGCCGAGCGTGCCGAGGGCGCTGGCGGCGGCCATTCGGAGCTCGGGGACATCCGACGAGAGAGCGTTGGCGAACTTCTTTGCGGTCGCCCACGCCGCACCGTCCTGGATCTTCGAGCCGGTGATTTTGACCAACAGCTGTTCGACGGCCTCGGAGCCGATATCGTCGAGTCCCTCGACCGCCGCCGCCCGTACCTCCTCGTTGTCGTCAGT
This sequence is a window from Halohasta litchfieldiae. Protein-coding genes within it:
- a CDS encoding TAXI family TRAP transporter solute-binding subunit, with amino-acid sequence MPAPVTRRQVVAGLSTGGVLSTLGCLGGDSQRLSLGVGPVDSRSHTAGKALSVAVDQHAEGVSLSIESVKGASQRLYALSEGQFDAAAVDNTTLYRAIEGTGVFDLDAVETVPAQGFSYGWLDHYWLTASDAAADLESTAEFSEELTVYPVQPGMSSRLVTEQLLRAADRWEGIGIDNRPRTAVPAAVDGGEIDVVAAVEPSGQRLAAWCQQLDDQVGDRLGALPVGDAFESAIESAPNAVGGQIEPTGWETARLPSAVDGWRLPMQWLVSPDADSEAVAELTRLAADHAETIRSVDELAVAHSEPDALAAAVIEDQPVHEGVATAFKALDIWDDDWTETDAVD
- a CDS encoding ammonium transporter, yielding MSTLLQVDPTEFAAAMNGTWILVVTFLIFFMHAGFAMLEAGQVRSKNVANQLTKNLLTWSLGVTVFFLIGTAVSSLLSGSDAGLASVAGTLFADGTLAVEAGTIGPYVNWLYGAVFAMTAATIVSGAVAGRAKLRAYVTYTFLLAAVIYPVVIAFTWSAADTGLVQQLTGTAFHDFAGGMIVHGMGGIAGLTAAAVLGPRMDRYAEDGSTNVIPGHSLTFAVLGTLVLAFGWYGFNVGTASVVSDGVFNTQVLNLVAMSTTIAMASGGLGAGLVAWAKTGKVDTLYVANGLLAGLVGITAIPDTTVWWGAFLVGGLAGAQLPIVFEFVSDTLKIDDVCAVFPVHGSAGVLGTLMFPFVAAPGALTNSVGAHFIAQATGVVIIGGWTLTATAIVWYVLKAMGEARVTPEHEQDGLDVSEHGVETYPEFGGDRIATDGGDGMSADEYEIRTDGGEPNDGGIKMVTSVVRPEKLGAVKQALAEINAASLTVTNVSGRGSQPAKKGSWRGEEYTVDLHQKVKIECAVADVPAEDVVAAIRDAANTGEPGDGKIFVQDVENAVQVRTGNDGPEAI
- a CDS encoding sialate O-acetylesterase, whose amino-acid sequence is MGLTRRQLLASTGGGAILGAASYDAVVGDQAGPSTASTAVDATAGETTTAAIAAADVDVFLIGGQSNATGHGNSEESPQPPPGTAFEYVPHGGLEPLADPVGEARSGSAWPAFAERYWTTSGRHAVYVPASIGGTSVHPAANDNWWSQSGLLLYRAIGRLRSAIVNLKLAEITPNFGGMLWHQGETDAGAIDNEIIDPVDFRQAFETMIARYRQEVDDPQAPFYLFQLGRRSDGDTAGFQHVRRIQREVAASDPNAWLVFDDAVSFPESGKMGDRLHYNQDGLNEMGTGGGQRVAEIQGE
- the pspAB gene encoding PspA-associated protein PspAB yields the protein MKLVVVVRSILGVSAEADATRDADPEDLFGMSTAYVTMEADLGYDNAGKAALCFSSVDSTDFGAMVEEVEAILEAGAEETGTTFDSHADDHGYNWVVLDDDDPEDLLTSIHFAADTFIEQGYGSRLLAAVFAFDKSSTDHAYWIYSFRRGAYYPFVPKGDHERDSKTEFKLQSVLDGELGIEDDESYWYPLWPDRPGGYPWD
- a CDS encoding metal-dependent hydrolase → MWPLGHAAVAYLCYTGLCRAENRLPESLAVVALLIGSQTPDLVDKPLSWYLGVLPTGRSLAHSLLVLGPLIGVVYLLAARSGRAEYGIAFSIGALSHLLADSLPALWGGTDGSYLLWPLLAVEPYESGPPSILALFTESLGQPYFLAEFVLAGLAVAVWQRDGYPVLSAIRRRLARGVQ
- a CDS encoding CheF family chemotaxis protein, giving the protein MSEGEYKILDTKGRFAQAVKDGRSINDVSWSQGRILLSNRRIIVASNEGKRTIPLSKIEGLGGRHDPNQNIAAVSSYLSLKVDNDVMLVSASDHEEFQTAVYEAVLDQKIAQAKHPAVAGGVVQDTEWQKARLKVEDDAIAAALKSGEFVRLDLDDISGVETDQRTVNGEKKVVIQVSHVEGDTSVQTHLTGPKRICMFLKSFLAEGERRSQTNADLSEADKEVLMALYSGVSPFEIPAFIGKDVDTVEEIFERLVELDIVDEVRVRREVTLNSRGRNIASEAMNDQ
- a CDS encoding HEAT repeat domain-containing protein — protein: MSLYHLARDGDVEGIRDLLLESDSTAVRVRSAKLLGEVANSGDTDAVETLVSVSVTDDNEEVRAAAVEGLDDIGSEAVEQLLVKITGSKIQDGAAWATAKKFANALSSDVPELRMAAASALGTLGETSAVPSLVNQLSDENPKVRVRCCAALARLDHPKAVPALIERLSDPHGEVRREAAVALASIGTDQALAALLDMLDDTNTSIRRVAASSLGEAGSVEAVQPLADALGDESSAVRSAAVFSIIELLSNAPTQQSHQIRETVVSELKDADAATIKPLVDILDESTQRRQQRNAAWFLGRVVSDPESETIGVLTDALESEDNQTSQFAATSLAEMGGEDVEDELLEFVDDSKDDDARAQAVYVLGQVGGERSGDKIKKLTEDDSKQVRKRAFAAVSKFRGRQ
- the radA gene encoding DNA repair and recombination protein RadA; this encodes MADDELETLPGVGPATADKLIDAGYESYQSIAVASPGELSNTADIGSSTASDIINAARDAADIGGFETGETILERRETIGKLSWQIDEVDELLGGGIETQSITEVYGEFGAGKSQVTHQMAVNVQLPPEQGGLRGSCIFIDTEDTFRPERIDDMVRGLDDEILEATLEDRGMEGSIDDEETMEALVGDFLDRIHVAKAFNSNHQILLAEKAKELAGEHEDSEWPVRMVCVDSLTAHFRAEYVGRGELAERQQKLNKHLHDLMRIGDLYNTSILVTNQVAANPDSYFGDPTQPIGGNILGHTSTFRIYLRKSKADKRIVRLVDAPNLADGEGVMRVKGAGLKPE